One part of the Solanum dulcamara chromosome 3, daSolDulc1.2, whole genome shotgun sequence genome encodes these proteins:
- the LOC129883548 gene encoding uncharacterized protein LOC129883548 translates to MPPRKTTATQKGKSVAPGEIGQAHRVTRARSMPERETVPPTASSATPPEIRAAPAEDQRADSPVFGAPVPEPLAPQSGAEGRAMQDAVQLLTRLVAGQEHRRGLGGDPVHKSDSSRAREFLTCNPPEFFGTKPEEDPQEFVREMQRTLRLIKASATESVELASYRLHEVAANWFESWELSRGRLASPAVWDEFTEAFISHFLPPEMRRAIVDKFLQLRQRGRSVREYSLEFDSLARHDRQNAQICDGPRSLSGG, encoded by the coding sequence ATGCCTCCGAGGAAAACGACGGCTACCCAAAAGGGCAAATCAGTAGCACCCGGTGAGATTGGTCAGGCGCACAGAGTTACCAGGGCCCGATCGATGCCTGAGAGGGAGACTGTGCCCCCGACAGCCAGCTCTGCTACACCGCCAGAAATTAGGGCAGCCCCAGCTGAAGATCAGAGGGCGGATTCACCAGTATTTGGAGCCCCAGTACCCGAGCCTCTAGCTCCACAGTCAGGAGCGGAAGGCAGGGCTATGCAGGATGCGGTGCAGTTATTGACTAGGTTGGTGGCTGGACAAGAACACAGACGCGGTTTAGGCGGAGATCCGGTACACAAGTCTGATAGTTCGAGGGCTCGTGAGTTTCTGACTTGTAACCCTCCAGAGTTCTTCGGGACAAAGCCCGAAGAGGACCCCCAGGAGTTTGTTAGAGAGATGCAGCGCACTTTACGTTTGATTAAAGCTTCTGCAACTGAGTCGgttgagttggcttcatatAGATTGCACGAGGTAGCTGCTAACTGGTTTGAGTCCTGGGAGCTGTCCAGGGGTAGACTAGCTTCTCCAGCAGTATGGGACGAGTTTACAGAGGCATTTATCAGTCATTTCCTGCCTCCTGAGATGCGTAGAGCCATAGTGGACAAATTTTTACAGTTAAGACAGCGAGGCCGCAGTGTTCGCGAGTATAGTTTGGAGTTCGACTCATTGGCTCGACATGACAGACAGAATGCACAGATATGTGATGGGCCTAGATCGTTATCTGGTGGATAG